Proteins encoded in a region of the Cupriavidus pauculus genome:
- a CDS encoding CDP-alcohol phosphatidyltransferase family protein has product MTLYQIKPKFQARLRPLVQKLAARGVTANQVTLAAMVGSIVVGGLVGALIWLPGIFLLMPVWLFLRMALNAIDGMLAREHNQQSVLGAYLNELGDIVSDLALVIPFVLPFGTGVLPFAVLAVMVECAGLIGPMVGASRRYDGPLGKSDRAFVLGALGLWLGLGFGPGHYGGWIWGVLCLLSIATIVRRVQRGVQEATVARAASSRSTPSTEE; this is encoded by the coding sequence ATGACGCTCTACCAGATCAAACCGAAATTCCAGGCGCGGCTTCGGCCGCTCGTGCAAAAGCTGGCCGCGCGCGGCGTTACCGCCAATCAGGTGACCCTCGCGGCCATGGTGGGGTCGATCGTCGTGGGCGGCCTCGTGGGCGCGCTGATCTGGCTGCCGGGGATATTCCTGCTGATGCCGGTCTGGCTGTTCCTGCGCATGGCCCTCAATGCCATCGACGGCATGCTGGCCCGCGAGCACAACCAGCAGAGTGTGCTCGGCGCCTACCTCAACGAACTTGGCGATATCGTCTCCGACCTCGCGCTCGTGATTCCATTCGTACTGCCGTTCGGTACCGGCGTCCTGCCGTTCGCCGTGCTCGCCGTGATGGTCGAGTGCGCGGGACTTATCGGGCCGATGGTCGGCGCCAGCCGCCGCTACGACGGCCCGCTCGGCAAGAGCGACCGCGCGTTCGTGCTCGGCGCGCTCGGGCTCTGGCTGGGCCTCGGCTTCGGTCCCGGTCACTATGGCGGCTGGATCTGGGGCGTGCTGTGCCTGCTCTCCATCGCCACCATCGTACGGCGCGTGCAGCGTGGCGTGCAGGAAGCTACCGTAGCGCGCGCCGCATCATCGCGCAGCACGCCGTCCACCGAGGAGTGA
- a CDS encoding ATPase domain-containing protein: MTKQLVRVESGVPGLDTILCGGLVQGASYIVQGSPGAGKTILASQFAFRQVRGGGRVLYATLLAESHDRLFQALSTFDFYDPSIVGQDIFYISLFKVLRDEGLPALVNALRAELARQRCTTLVLDGLLIAKDRAETALDVKTFVAELQSHAAFTGCTVLFLTSARVDDVSPEHTMVDGVLQLKEELVGIRTVRLIRVSKSRGSAALGGYHQYRISNQGIDVYPRLEAQHGRPSEDEVVVHARAASGVDGFEAITGGGITAASVSLLLGPAGSGKTTFGLNFLHQATPEAPALYFGFYESPKRLRAKAQALGIPLEPLERSGALHIDWHPLTENLLDSLGHQLLNTVRAKGIRRLFVDGITGFERAAVHPARLVEFYTALSNELRTLGVTAIGTLETRDIPGVTGFHTLPEYSSLMDNLVSLRHAVINGELRRFISIVKMRDSAFDNGLHEVQIGQGGLQVRSRMTITSDAFGGQQATFESGQQLSARI, from the coding sequence ATGACCAAGCAACTCGTACGCGTGGAATCGGGCGTACCCGGACTGGACACCATCCTGTGCGGCGGCCTGGTCCAGGGGGCGTCCTACATCGTGCAGGGCAGTCCCGGCGCCGGCAAGACCATCCTTGCAAGCCAGTTCGCGTTCCGTCAGGTGCGCGGCGGTGGGCGAGTCCTCTACGCGACGCTACTTGCCGAGTCTCATGACCGCCTCTTCCAGGCGCTCTCGACGTTCGACTTCTACGACCCATCGATCGTCGGCCAGGACATCTTCTACATCAGCCTGTTCAAGGTCCTGCGCGACGAAGGCCTCCCCGCGCTCGTCAATGCGCTGCGCGCCGAACTCGCGCGCCAGCGCTGTACCACGCTGGTCCTCGACGGCCTGCTGATCGCAAAGGATCGCGCGGAGACCGCGCTCGACGTCAAGACGTTCGTCGCCGAACTGCAGAGCCATGCCGCGTTCACGGGCTGCACGGTGCTGTTCCTGACCAGCGCGCGCGTCGATGACGTGAGCCCCGAGCACACGATGGTCGATGGCGTGCTGCAGCTCAAGGAAGAACTGGTCGGCATCCGCACCGTGCGGCTCATTCGCGTGTCCAAGTCGCGCGGCAGCGCGGCGCTAGGCGGCTATCACCAGTACCGCATCTCCAATCAGGGCATCGACGTCTATCCGCGCCTGGAGGCACAGCACGGCAGGCCGTCCGAGGACGAGGTGGTCGTGCACGCGCGCGCCGCGAGCGGCGTCGATGGCTTCGAGGCCATTACCGGCGGCGGCATTACCGCTGCATCGGTCTCCCTGCTGCTGGGGCCCGCCGGCAGCGGCAAGACCACGTTCGGCCTCAACTTCCTGCACCAGGCCACGCCGGAGGCGCCCGCGCTGTATTTCGGCTTCTACGAATCGCCGAAGCGGCTGCGCGCGAAGGCGCAGGCCCTGGGCATCCCGCTGGAGCCGCTGGAACGGTCGGGCGCGCTGCATATCGACTGGCATCCGCTCACGGAGAACCTGCTGGACTCGCTCGGCCATCAATTGCTCAATACCGTGCGCGCGAAGGGTATCCGCAGGCTGTTCGTCGATGGCATTACCGGCTTCGAGCGCGCGGCGGTGCACCCTGCCCGGCTCGTCGAGTTCTACACCGCGCTCTCCAACGAGCTGCGCACCCTCGGCGTGACGGCCATCGGCACGCTGGAGACGCGCGACATCCCGGGCGTGACCGGATTCCACACGCTGCCCGAGTATTCGAGCCTGATGGACAACCTCGTGTCGCTGCGGCACGCCGTGATCAACGGCGAACTGCGACGGTTCATCAGCATCGTCAAGATGCGCGACAGCGCGTTCGACAATGGACTGCACGAAGTGCAGATCGGCCAGGGTGGCCTGCAGGTACGCAGTCGCATGACGATCACGTCCGACGCGTTCGGCGGACAGCAGGCAACCTTTGAATCCGGCCAGCAACTTTCCGCGCGGATCTGA
- a CDS encoding response regulator: protein MATVVVIDDETMNADALAFMLSTEGVRVVTAADGAEGLRVIAAESPDVVVTDFMMPVMTGLELARALRTEPQYAAYAHLPLILLTAAQADIGRSHPELFDAVLEKPCPPADVIATVLEWICKRGGPSGDGGNTGGNNGGNSDAP, encoded by the coding sequence ATGGCAACCGTAGTCGTCATCGACGACGAAACGATGAATGCCGATGCGCTGGCGTTCATGCTCTCCACCGAGGGCGTGCGCGTGGTGACGGCCGCCGACGGTGCGGAGGGGCTGCGCGTGATTGCCGCGGAGTCCCCCGACGTCGTCGTGACCGATTTCATGATGCCGGTCATGACGGGGCTCGAACTCGCCCGCGCGTTGCGCACGGAGCCGCAGTACGCGGCCTATGCCCATCTTCCGCTGATTCTGCTGACCGCCGCGCAGGCCGATATCGGCCGCAGCCATCCCGAACTGTTCGATGCGGTGCTCGAGAAGCCTTGCCCGCCCGCCGACGTCATTGCCACCGTGCTCGAATGGATCTGCAAGCGTGGCGGCCCCAGCGGGGACGGTGGCAATACCGGCGGCAACAACGGCGGCAATAGCGACGCACCATGA
- a CDS encoding LysR family transcriptional regulator: MIVPAGGANAIQPMELGFFSSLVAAGSLSAAARDLGVSTAAVSKRLSQMEARLGMPLVVRTTRRMSLTPEGEVLLEHARRILADIDDLQQLLSNAAGRPSGLLRVNATLGFGRMHLAPVIAEYSRMYPDVDVQLQLSADPPPLSEDAFDVCVRFGEPPDARIIARKLAPNRRLLCAAPKYLREHGEPLTPTDLLRHNCIGIRQGSDAYGVWRLTPLKGAKSRTETIHVRGNLTTNDGEIAVTWALGGLGIVMRAEWDIERYLRSGRLVQVLPQYATPEADIYAVYPHRHRLSSRIRLFVDFLATRFAKLGH; this comes from the coding sequence ATGATCGTCCCCGCCGGCGGCGCCAATGCGATCCAGCCGATGGAACTCGGGTTCTTCTCGTCGCTGGTCGCGGCGGGCAGCCTGAGCGCCGCGGCGCGTGACCTCGGCGTGTCCACCGCGGCCGTCAGCAAGCGGCTCTCGCAAATGGAAGCGCGGCTCGGCATGCCGCTGGTCGTCCGCACCACGCGGCGCATGAGCCTGACGCCCGAGGGCGAAGTCCTCCTCGAACATGCGCGGCGCATCCTTGCCGATATCGACGACCTCCAGCAACTGCTGTCGAACGCCGCGGGACGGCCCAGCGGCCTGCTGCGCGTGAACGCGACGCTCGGTTTCGGCCGCATGCATCTGGCGCCCGTCATCGCCGAGTACAGCCGCATGTACCCCGACGTCGATGTGCAGCTGCAGCTGTCGGCCGACCCGCCGCCCTTGTCGGAAGACGCATTCGATGTCTGCGTGCGTTTCGGCGAACCACCCGATGCGCGCATCATCGCGCGCAAGCTTGCCCCGAACCGCCGCCTGCTGTGCGCCGCCCCGAAGTACCTGCGCGAGCATGGCGAACCGCTGACGCCCACCGATCTGCTGCGTCACAACTGCATCGGCATCCGCCAGGGCAGCGATGCGTATGGCGTGTGGCGACTGACGCCGCTCAAGGGGGCCAAGTCGCGCACGGAAACCATCCACGTGCGGGGCAACCTGACCACCAACGATGGCGAGATTGCCGTGACGTGGGCGCTCGGCGGGCTCGGTATCGTCATGCGCGCGGAATGGGATATCGAACGCTATCTGCGCAGCGGCCGCCTCGTGCAGGTATTGCCGCAGTACGCGACGCCGGAAGCCGATATCTATGCCGTGTATCCGCACCGGCACCGGCTGTCGTCACGCATCCGGCTGTTCGTGGATTTTCTTGCGACGCGGTTTGCGAAGCTGGGCCACTAG